The Paenibacillus sp. MBLB1832 genome has a window encoding:
- the groL gene encoding chaperonin GroEL (60 kDa chaperone family; promotes refolding of misfolded polypeptides especially under stressful conditions; forms two stacked rings of heptamers to form a barrel-shaped 14mer; ends can be capped by GroES; misfolded proteins enter the barrel where they are refolded when GroES binds), with amino-acid sequence MAKEIKFSEDARRAMLRGVDALANAVKVTLGPKGRNVVLEKKFGSPLITNDGVTIAKEIELEDAFENMGAQLVKEVATKTNDIAGDGTTTATVLAQAMIREGLKNVTSGANPMVIRKGIEKAVKAAVEELQKIAKPIEGKQSIAQVAAISAADEEVGQLIAEAMEKVGKDGVITVEESKGFNTELEVVEGMQFDRGYTSHYMVTDTDKMEAVLENPFILITDKKISNIQEILPVLEKVVQSGKQLLIIAEDVEGEAQATLVVNKLRGTFTCVAVKAPGFGDRRKAMLGDIAALTGGQVITEELGLDLKSTTPDQLGSARQIRVTKENTIIVDGAGNPKDIAARVTQIRSQLEETTSDFDKEKLQERLAKLSGGVAVIKVGAATETELKERKLRIEDALNATRAAVEEGIVSGGGTALVNVYHAVAKVVASGDEQTGVNIILRSLEEPVRTIAANAGQEGSVIVERLKNEQVGVGYNAASGQWVNMFEAGIVDPAKVTRSALQNAASVAAMFLTTEAVIADKPEPNKPGMPDMGGMGGMGGMM; translated from the coding sequence ATGGCAAAAGAAATTAAATTTAGTGAAGATGCACGCCGCGCGATGCTTCGCGGGGTTGATGCTTTGGCGAATGCCGTTAAAGTAACCCTAGGTCCTAAAGGCCGTAACGTTGTTCTTGAGAAAAAATTTGGCAGCCCGTTGATCACAAATGACGGTGTAACAATCGCAAAAGAAATCGAGCTTGAAGATGCTTTCGAAAACATGGGTGCACAATTGGTTAAAGAAGTAGCTACTAAAACCAACGATATCGCGGGTGACGGTACTACGACGGCAACAGTTCTAGCACAAGCGATGATCCGTGAAGGTCTGAAAAACGTTACTTCCGGCGCTAACCCAATGGTTATCCGCAAAGGGATCGAGAAAGCTGTTAAAGCGGCTGTAGAAGAGCTTCAAAAGATCGCGAAGCCAATCGAAGGCAAACAATCCATCGCACAAGTTGCGGCAATCTCTGCTGCTGACGAAGAAGTAGGTCAATTGATCGCAGAAGCAATGGAAAAAGTAGGTAAAGACGGCGTTATCACAGTAGAAGAGTCCAAAGGCTTCAACACAGAGCTTGAAGTTGTTGAAGGTATGCAATTCGACCGTGGCTACACGTCCCACTACATGGTAACTGATACAGATAAAATGGAAGCTGTCCTAGAAAACCCATTCATCTTGATCACAGACAAGAAGATTTCCAACATTCAAGAAATCCTTCCTGTGCTTGAGAAAGTGGTTCAATCCGGTAAACAACTTCTGATCATTGCAGAAGATGTTGAAGGTGAAGCACAAGCAACGCTTGTTGTGAACAAACTTCGTGGAACATTCACTTGCGTAGCGGTTAAAGCTCCTGGCTTTGGCGATCGTCGTAAAGCTATGCTAGGCGATATCGCTGCTCTTACAGGTGGCCAAGTGATCACAGAAGAGCTTGGATTGGATCTGAAATCCACGACTCCTGATCAACTAGGTAGCGCTCGTCAAATCCGTGTTACAAAAGAAAACACAATTATCGTTGATGGTGCTGGTAACCCGAAAGACATCGCAGCTCGCGTTACACAAATTCGTTCCCAATTGGAAGAAACAACGTCCGATTTCGATAAAGAAAAATTGCAAGAGCGTTTGGCTAAACTTTCTGGCGGCGTAGCGGTTATCAAAGTTGGCGCAGCGACTGAAACAGAATTGAAAGAGCGTAAGCTTCGCATCGAAGATGCTTTGAACGCGACTCGTGCAGCCGTTGAAGAAGGTATCGTTTCTGGTGGTGGTACAGCCCTAGTTAACGTATACCACGCTGTAGCAAAAGTGGTTGCTTCCGGCGACGAGCAAACAGGTGTGAACATCATCCTTCGTTCCCTTGAAGAGCCAGTTCGCACAATCGCAGCTAACGCTGGTCAAGAAGGCTCCGTTATCGTTGAGCGCTTGAAAAACGAACAAGTAGGCGTAGGCTACAACGCTGCTTCCGGACAATGGGTAAACATGTTCGAAGCGGGTATCGTTGACCCTGCGAAAGTAACACGTTCCGCACTTCAAAACGCAGCTTCCGTTGCAGCTATGTTCTTAACAACTGAAGCGGTAATTGCTGATAAACCAGAACCAAACAAACCAGGTATGCCTGATATGGGCGGCATGGGTGGAATGGGCGGCATGATGTAA
- the groES gene encoding co-chaperone GroES codes for MIRPLGDRVIIEAVAKEETTASGIVLPDTAKEKPQEGKVVAVGAGALKDGVRVALEVSVGDRIIFSKYAGTEVKYEGRELLILRESDILAVLA; via the coding sequence ATGATCAGACCGTTAGGTGATCGAGTAATCATTGAAGCCGTTGCGAAAGAGGAGACTACAGCAAGTGGCATCGTGCTGCCAGATACAGCTAAAGAAAAACCACAAGAAGGTAAAGTTGTAGCCGTTGGCGCTGGCGCGTTGAAAGATGGCGTTCGCGTTGCGCTTGAAGTAAGCGTTGGTGACCGTATCATTTTCTCCAAATACGCTGGAACTGAAGTGAAATACGAAGGCCGCGAACTGTTGATCTTGCGCGAAAGCGACATCCTCGCTGTATTAGCCTAA
- the tatC gene encoding twin-arginine translocase subunit TatC, which produces MKNDEMSLVEHLGELRKRIMWILVVLVIGMVGGLIAAKPVIRYLKSIPPARDIGWNVFSPWDALRLYMNFGLAVGILITLPVILFHIWAFVKPGLRETEQKASIIYIPYAFVLFLAGLSFGYWVVFPMAFYFTSSISKSLDITEMYGAAQYFTFMFNIILPLACVFEMPIVVMFLTKIKLLNPKRLHKFRRYAYMLMVVLATVITPPDAISAILVSVPLIVLYEFSVFMSGFIYRKQLASDAAWELEFGPK; this is translated from the coding sequence ATGAAGAACGATGAAATGTCACTAGTTGAGCATCTTGGTGAACTGCGCAAGCGGATCATGTGGATCTTGGTTGTTTTGGTCATTGGCATGGTAGGGGGACTTATTGCTGCAAAGCCAGTCATCCGTTATCTCAAAAGTATTCCGCCAGCCCGAGATATCGGTTGGAACGTGTTCTCTCCCTGGGATGCCTTGCGGTTGTATATGAATTTCGGCTTAGCCGTTGGTATTCTGATCACATTGCCTGTGATTTTGTTTCATATCTGGGCGTTCGTGAAGCCTGGACTAAGAGAGACGGAGCAGAAAGCTTCCATCATCTATATTCCGTATGCGTTTGTACTGTTTCTGGCGGGACTTTCGTTCGGTTACTGGGTTGTATTCCCGATGGCCTTCTATTTTACTTCCTCGATTAGTAAAAGCCTTGATATTACAGAAATGTACGGCGCGGCGCAGTATTTCACGTTCATGTTTAACATTATTTTGCCGCTAGCCTGCGTATTTGAAATGCCGATCGTCGTAATGTTCCTCACGAAAATTAAACTGCTGAACCCGAAACGACTGCATAAGTTCAGAAGATATGCGTACATGCTGATGGTCGTGCTGGCTACGGTTATTACCCCGCCTGATGCGATTTCTGCGATTCTGGTCTCAGTGCCGCTGATCGTGCTTTATGAGTTCAGTGTCTTTATGTCGGGATTCATTTATCGAAAGCAGTTGGCGAGTGATGCAGCATGGGAACTGGAATTTGGGCCTAAATAA
- the tatA gene encoding twin-arginine translocase TatA/TatE family subunit: MFQNIGFTELLLIAVVALVLFGPQKLPEIGRVLGRTIRDFKKAANELMNEEPKPQAVKAPLAPDPVTPVEMAITSAAAQEVLKDEVPAASLEEVEAIKEVTAVEGIEQPTQLEPAGQIVVQKPAVSFVKNSSPVVIHVAGKELSTEDEETAAVKAVDSGVTQGAGQNRRLPD; the protein is encoded by the coding sequence ATGTTTCAAAATATAGGATTCACCGAGCTCCTCTTGATCGCTGTCGTTGCGCTTGTGCTCTTCGGGCCTCAGAAGCTGCCCGAGATAGGCAGAGTACTCGGTCGCACGATCCGAGATTTCAAGAAAGCTGCGAACGAGTTGATGAATGAGGAGCCGAAGCCTCAAGCAGTCAAGGCGCCCTTAGCACCAGATCCTGTTACGCCAGTGGAGATGGCGATAACGAGTGCAGCGGCACAGGAAGTGTTAAAAGATGAAGTGCCCGCTGCTTCGTTAGAGGAAGTTGAGGCCATTAAGGAAGTTACGGCAGTTGAGGGGATTGAGCAACCGACCCAGCTTGAGCCTGCAGGGCAGATTGTCGTACAGAAGCCAGCGGTTTCCTTTGTTAAGAATTCTTCGCCTGTCGTGATTCATGTCGCTGGCAAGGAATTGTCAACGGAGGACGAAGAGACTGCAGCCGTGAAGGCTGTTGACTCGGGGGTCACGCAGGGAGCAGGACAGAATCGGCGTTTGCCCGATTAG
- a CDS encoding molybdopterin-binding protein — MLREVKVEDAIGMILPHDLTQILPGEFKGRLFRKGHQVTEADIPALLSIGKEHIYVMELQPGYLHEDEAALRMAKAIAGDGLMLTEPHEGKVNVKSEIHGLVKIDKAFVDSVNAIDEVVLSTIHTNTVVQAGASLVGTRVIPLIVDEAKVVEVERLAAARREEGFTLLEVKPFRKLRVGVITTGSEVYKGRIKDKFGPIVKEKVAQLGSEVVEQRFVSDDSEAIVGEIHALVALGVDLVLVTGGMSVDPDDRTPGAIKAAGARVVSYGTPMLPGSMLMIAYLGDLPIMGLPGCVMHDPYTSFDVLLPRICAGEEIVRSDITEMGYGGFYQC; from the coding sequence ATGCTGCGTGAGGTGAAGGTGGAAGACGCGATCGGCATGATTCTGCCGCACGATCTGACGCAGATTTTGCCAGGCGAATTCAAAGGCCGATTGTTTCGCAAAGGTCACCAAGTGACCGAGGCCGACATTCCTGCCTTGCTGAGCATCGGCAAGGAGCACATCTACGTCATGGAGCTGCAGCCTGGCTACCTCCATGAGGATGAAGCGGCCTTGCGCATGGCGAAGGCCATCGCAGGTGACGGCCTCATGCTCACCGAGCCGCATGAGGGCAAAGTGAACGTGAAGTCGGAGATTCACGGTTTGGTCAAAATCGACAAAGCGTTCGTGGACAGCGTGAACGCCATCGATGAGGTCGTGTTGTCGACGATTCACACCAACACGGTCGTGCAAGCTGGCGCTTCGCTAGTAGGGACGCGGGTCATCCCGCTGATCGTGGACGAAGCGAAGGTTGTGGAGGTCGAGCGCCTCGCGGCCGCTCGGCGTGAAGAGGGCTTCACCTTGTTAGAGGTGAAGCCGTTTCGCAAGCTGCGCGTCGGTGTGATTACGACGGGCAGCGAGGTGTATAAGGGCCGAATCAAGGATAAATTCGGCCCGATTGTGAAAGAGAAGGTCGCGCAGCTCGGCTCTGAGGTGGTAGAGCAGCGCTTCGTGTCGGATGACAGCGAAGCGATTGTGGGTGAGATCCACGCGCTTGTGGCGCTGGGCGTGGATCTGGTGTTGGTCACGGGCGGCATGTCCGTGGACCCGGATGATCGCACACCGGGTGCGATCAAGGCGGCCGGCGCCCGTGTAGTCAGCTACGGCACGCCGATGCTGCCGGGCTCGATGTTGATGATCGCCTATCTGGGCGATCTGCCGATTATGGGCTTGCCGGGTTGCGTGATGCACGACCCGTACACGTCCTTTGACGTGCTCCTGCCGCGCATCTGCGCTGGCGAGGAAATCGTGCGCAGCGACATTACGGAGATGGGCTACGGCGGATTTTATCAATGCTAG
- a CDS encoding MogA/MoaB family molybdenum cofactor biosynthesis protein: MHWKVAILTASDRGYRGEREDTSAQVIRELIEEEIQGEIIEYRVVPDEMDEIMASLIEMTDYYQADLILTTGGTGLAPRDVTPEATLNVIDRVAPGFAEAMRMISMQKTKKAMLSRAVSGIRGRTLIINLPGSPKGVQENLMAIIDQLPHALGILTGKEGDHG, from the coding sequence ATGCACTGGAAAGTTGCGATTTTGACAGCCAGTGACCGCGGTTACCGAGGAGAACGAGAAGACACAAGCGCTCAGGTAATCCGCGAGCTCATTGAAGAAGAGATTCAAGGCGAGATCATCGAGTATCGGGTTGTGCCGGACGAGATGGATGAAATTATGGCATCGTTAATCGAAATGACGGATTATTACCAAGCGGATCTGATTCTCACGACGGGTGGAACGGGACTTGCCCCGCGTGATGTAACTCCAGAAGCGACGCTCAATGTCATTGATCGCGTGGCGCCTGGCTTTGCCGAGGCAATGCGGATGATTTCGATGCAGAAGACGAAGAAAGCGATGCTTTCGCGCGCTGTTTCGGGGATTCGCGGACGTACGCTGATTATCAACCTGCCAGGCAGTCCGAAAGGGGTTCAAGAGAACCTGATGGCGATCATCGATCAACTTCCGCATGCGCTGGGCATTCTGACAGGCAAAGAAGGCGATCACGGTTGA
- the moaC gene encoding cyclic pyranopterin monophosphate synthase MoaC yields the protein MTHFNEQGRARMVDISDKTETKRSATARSTLIMKAETLALIVEGKMKKGDVLAVAQVAGIMAAKKTSDWIPMCHPIALTGVDIQFANNGLNELYIEATVRTTGPTGVEMEALTAVSAAALTVYDMCKAVEKGMEISSTLLIQKTGGKNGDFHREETNV from the coding sequence TTGACGCATTTTAATGAACAGGGAAGAGCGCGCATGGTCGACATTTCGGATAAAACGGAAACGAAACGCTCGGCAACCGCACGTTCTACCTTAATTATGAAGGCTGAAACACTCGCATTAATTGTGGAAGGCAAAATGAAAAAAGGCGATGTCCTCGCTGTCGCTCAAGTGGCTGGCATTATGGCTGCGAAAAAAACGTCGGACTGGATTCCCATGTGTCATCCCATTGCATTGACAGGTGTTGATATCCAATTCGCCAACAATGGCTTGAATGAACTATACATAGAAGCAACTGTCCGTACAACAGGCCCGACAGGGGTTGAAATGGAAGCATTAACCGCTGTTTCTGCAGCGGCTTTAACCGTGTATGACATGTGCAAAGCTGTGGAGAAGGGCATGGAGATTAGCTCAACGCTGCTGATTCAGAAAACAGGCGGCAAGAATGGGGATTTCCACAGGGAAGAAACGAATGTTTAA
- a CDS encoding 5-formyltetrahydrofolate cyclo-ligase translates to MMNIRERKIELRKEMEIRRASIVSETRDEKEQLIHGRMVKLCSDKLFENGQIRTQTQPTIMSYMPFRSEPDVAPLMEWCWEQGIRVLIPKVVGDTKTMNLHIITRYEDLESGAYGIREPRNDVPIEQDLSTISMIVVPGLAFDMDFGRLGYGGGYYDRFMQLFAARGLKRPFAVAAAFDQQLIPAVPSSWHDFRVDGIVTESKMVFRTET, encoded by the coding sequence ATGATGAACATCCGAGAGCGGAAAATAGAATTACGCAAAGAAATGGAAATACGACGTGCTTCGATCGTTTCGGAGACACGCGATGAGAAAGAACAGCTGATTCATGGGCGCATGGTGAAGCTGTGTTCAGATAAGCTATTTGAGAACGGTCAAATAAGAACGCAAACACAGCCAACAATCATGAGTTATATGCCTTTTCGCTCGGAGCCCGATGTAGCCCCCTTAATGGAATGGTGCTGGGAGCAGGGAATTCGTGTGTTGATACCGAAAGTAGTTGGAGATACCAAAACGATGAACCTGCATATCATTACCCGCTATGAGGATCTAGAAAGTGGCGCTTACGGCATTCGAGAGCCGCGTAACGATGTGCCGATCGAGCAGGATTTGTCCACGATTTCGATGATTGTAGTGCCAGGTTTGGCTTTCGATATGGATTTCGGACGTTTAGGCTACGGCGGCGGCTACTATGATCGGTTCATGCAATTATTCGCAGCGCGTGGCTTGAAGAGACCTTTTGCTGTGGCAGCGGCCTTCGATCAGCAATTGATTCCTGCCGTTCCATCCTCCTGGCATGATTTTCGCGTGGATGGGATCGTGACCGAGAGCAAGATGGTGTTCCGAACAGAAACCTAA
- a CDS encoding ABC-F family ATP-binding cassette domain-containing protein — translation MLLQVSNISKSYGVRSVLSNITLQIENRERIGLVGVNGAGKSTLLQIIAGEMSYDSGDVFKAKETKIGYLKQNSGLNTDKSIWNELLSVFSSLLETERELRELEAQMADPTLISDEKKYETTMNRYAQRSEWFREHGGYEIEAKIRGILHGMGFGQFSPDTLVNTLSGGQKTRLALAKMLLEEPDLLMLDEPTNHLDIATLTWLEGYLRGYPGAILVVSHDRYFLDALVTAIYEIERHASKRYTGNYSRFVEIKEANYEIELKQFEKQQEEIAKLEDFVQRNIVRASTTKRAQSRRKQLEKMDRLDKPMGDLKRASFTFEIEQTSGKEVLQVDQLALSYDGKKRLLDGVSFQLRRSETAALIGPNGVGKSTLLKTLIGQHKQDAGTFKWGAGVTIGYYDQEQKGLNPANTVLEEVWNAYPHLEEARIRTVLGSFLFSGEDVFKKVAALSGGEKARVSLAKLMLQKANVLILDEPTNHLDLYSKEVLESALMDYEGTLLFISHDRYFLNKMAESMLDLQRDGLTSYLGNYDDYMEKKAELAEMETKRLAKEAEKKSSGSVAAATTTAAKSDSASGGSYEADKAAKREERSRQRKLEQLEQDIARLEEEIAAYEAKLADPDVYNNYVLVQENTAEVEKRKSLLATCYEEWEGLMV, via the coding sequence ATGCTATTACAAGTTTCGAATATTTCCAAAAGTTACGGAGTACGTTCTGTACTCTCCAATATAACGCTTCAAATTGAAAATCGCGAGCGCATCGGCTTAGTTGGCGTTAACGGTGCAGGCAAGTCCACACTGCTTCAAATTATTGCCGGCGAAATGTCGTATGACAGCGGCGATGTGTTCAAAGCGAAAGAAACGAAAATCGGCTATCTCAAGCAAAATAGCGGACTCAACACGGACAAATCCATTTGGAACGAGCTGCTAAGTGTGTTCAGTTCATTATTAGAAACCGAGCGTGAGCTGCGTGAGCTGGAAGCCCAAATGGCCGATCCAACCCTGATATCCGATGAGAAAAAATATGAAACGACCATGAATCGCTATGCGCAGCGCTCTGAGTGGTTCCGTGAGCATGGCGGCTATGAAATTGAGGCCAAGATCCGCGGGATTTTGCATGGGATGGGCTTCGGTCAATTCTCGCCAGATACGCTAGTCAACACACTTAGCGGCGGGCAGAAAACGAGACTGGCTCTCGCGAAAATGCTGCTGGAAGAGCCTGATCTCTTAATGCTGGATGAGCCGACCAACCATCTGGATATCGCCACCTTGACCTGGCTAGAGGGATATTTACGCGGCTACCCAGGCGCCATTCTGGTCGTCTCTCATGACCGCTATTTCCTGGATGCGCTGGTCACGGCGATTTATGAAATTGAGCGACATGCGTCCAAACGCTATACGGGCAATTATTCCCGTTTTGTTGAAATTAAAGAAGCCAATTACGAAATTGAATTGAAACAATTTGAGAAACAGCAAGAGGAGATTGCAAAGCTGGAGGATTTTGTGCAGCGCAACATCGTACGAGCTTCCACAACGAAGAGAGCGCAGTCGCGCCGCAAGCAATTGGAGAAAATGGACCGTTTGGACAAACCGATGGGCGATCTGAAACGCGCTTCTTTCACGTTTGAAATCGAACAAACCTCGGGTAAGGAAGTTCTGCAAGTAGATCAATTAGCCCTTTCTTATGATGGTAAAAAGCGCCTGTTGGACGGTGTCTCCTTCCAGCTTCGCCGATCAGAAACGGCAGCACTCATTGGACCGAATGGTGTCGGCAAGTCAACACTGCTCAAAACCTTGATCGGACAGCATAAGCAGGACGCAGGTACTTTCAAATGGGGTGCAGGCGTTACGATCGGGTATTATGATCAGGAACAAAAAGGGCTGAATCCCGCCAACACCGTGTTGGAGGAAGTGTGGAACGCCTATCCTCATTTAGAGGAGGCGCGTATTCGCACGGTGCTCGGCAGCTTCCTTTTTAGCGGGGAAGACGTCTTCAAGAAGGTTGCTGCACTCAGCGGCGGTGAAAAAGCCCGCGTATCCTTAGCGAAGCTTATGCTTCAGAAGGCGAACGTGCTCATTCTCGATGAGCCTACCAACCATCTGGATTTATATAGTAAAGAAGTGCTGGAATCCGCTTTGATGGACTATGAGGGTACCCTCCTCTTCATCTCGCATGATCGTTATTTCCTGAACAAAATGGCCGAAAGCATGCTCGATCTGCAAAGGGACGGGTTAACGAGCTACCTCGGCAACTATGACGATTATATGGAGAAAAAAGCCGAACTGGCCGAAATGGAAACGAAGCGGCTGGCCAAAGAGGCTGAAAAGAAAAGTAGCGGATCCGTTGCCGCTGCTACTACTACTGCTGCAAAAAGCGATTCCGCTAGTGGCGGCAGTTATGAGGCGGATAAAGCCGCGAAGCGAGAAGAGCGCAGCCGTCAGCGCAAGCTGGAGCAGCTAGAGCAGGATATCGCTAGGCTGGAAGAGGAAATCGCCGCTTATGAAGCTAAGCTGGCAGATCCTGATGTGTACAACAATTATGTACTCGTACAGGAGAACACAGCGGAGGTTGAGAAGCGGAAGAGCTTGCTCGCGACGTGCTATGAAGAGTGGGAAGGTTTGATGGTATAG
- a CDS encoding 2-isopropylmalate synthase, translating to MENKTNRRIRIFDTTLRDGEQAPGASLYPEEKIRIARQLAAMGIDTIEPGFPISSPGDFQAVQQISRELQGIEICGFARAVKADIDAAVRATQDAASRRIHMFLSSSDIHLDFQLRKSRQQVVEMARAMVGYAKQFVDRIEFSPMDATRTGDEFLFEVLEAVIAEGATILNIPDTVGYALPEEYGAIFRRVRQSVRGGDTVEYSAHCHNDLGLAVANSLAAIAAGVTHVEVTVNGVGERAGNCSLEELVMAIETRKHTMGVETGIVTSEIFNTSKMVSRIMGFPIAYNKPIVGRNAFQHEAGIHQDGLLKNRNTYEIMDPEKLGIPRSMIILGKHSGRHALKHRVGQFGVELTSEELDALYTRFKEKADEQKMVTDDQLMELVGATVDGQMEPFTLAHMQVISSSDRNRVASVAVRNNQTGVENVYSGTGEGPIEAIVHCLQQAIPMDVVFSDLELHSLSTGEKATGEAEVTITVGDQTYKNTGIDQDVLVAVAKAFISACNQAIRMQNNATTTPAVETSSAS from the coding sequence ATGGAAAATAAAACAAACCGACGCATTCGCATTTTCGATACAACCCTACGAGATGGCGAGCAGGCTCCAGGAGCGTCCCTGTATCCAGAAGAGAAGATCCGTATCGCAAGACAACTCGCAGCGATGGGCATCGATACGATTGAGCCAGGCTTCCCGATTTCGAGTCCTGGCGATTTCCAAGCGGTTCAGCAGATTTCGCGGGAACTGCAAGGCATTGAAATTTGTGGCTTCGCCCGCGCGGTCAAAGCGGATATCGACGCTGCAGTCAGAGCGACACAGGACGCCGCTTCAAGACGTATCCACATGTTCCTATCTTCCTCGGACATTCACCTTGATTTCCAGCTGCGCAAATCGCGCCAGCAGGTTGTGGAGATGGCTCGGGCCATGGTCGGCTATGCGAAGCAATTTGTCGATCGGATCGAATTCTCACCGATGGATGCTACTCGAACGGGGGACGAATTTCTTTTTGAAGTGCTCGAAGCAGTGATTGCCGAAGGCGCAACGATTCTGAACATCCCAGATACCGTGGGCTATGCGCTTCCTGAAGAGTATGGCGCGATTTTCCGCAGAGTGCGTCAAAGCGTTAGAGGCGGTGATACGGTGGAATACAGCGCACACTGTCACAATGATCTAGGGCTGGCGGTTGCCAACAGCCTTGCGGCGATTGCGGCAGGCGTCACCCATGTGGAAGTTACGGTTAACGGCGTAGGTGAGCGCGCAGGCAACTGTTCACTTGAGGAGCTCGTCATGGCGATAGAGACTCGAAAACATACGATGGGGGTGGAGACGGGAATTGTGACGAGCGAAATTTTCAACACGTCCAAAATGGTCTCCCGCATCATGGGCTTCCCCATTGCCTACAACAAGCCGATTGTCGGCCGCAATGCGTTCCAGCATGAAGCGGGCATCCATCAGGATGGACTGCTGAAAAACCGCAACACCTACGAAATTATGGACCCTGAAAAGCTCGGCATTCCGCGTTCCATGATCATACTTGGCAAGCATTCGGGACGTCACGCCCTGAAGCATCGCGTAGGTCAATTCGGTGTCGAGCTTACAAGTGAAGAACTAGATGCTTTGTATACTCGCTTTAAAGAAAAAGCAGATGAGCAGAAGATGGTGACCGACGATCAGCTGATGGAGCTGGTAGGTGCAACGGTTGATGGGCAAATGGAGCCATTCACGCTGGCTCATATGCAGGTGATCTCAAGCAGTGATCGCAATCGTGTCGCTTCTGTCGCTGTCAGAAACAATCAGACTGGTGTAGAAAATGTCTACTCCGGCACAGGAGAAGGGCCGATTGAAGCCATTGTCCACTGTCTGCAGCAAGCGATCCCGATGGACGTGGTGTTTTCGGATCTGGAGCTGCACTCGTTGTCCACAGGGGAGAAAGCGACCGGCGAGGCGGAGGTTACAATTACAGTAGGCGACCAAACCTACAAAAACACAGGGATCGACCAAGATGTGCTCGTCGCCGTAGCCAAGGCGTTCATCTCAGCTTGCAATCAAGCGATTCGGATGCAAAATAATGCGACAACAACGCCTGCTGTGGAGACATCGTCGGCTTCGTAA
- the tsaD gene encoding tRNA (adenosine(37)-N6)-threonylcarbamoyltransferase complex transferase subunit TsaD: protein MSNEDQLQHEQASTDKPVYILAIETSCDETSVAIVENGKIIRSNVISSQIETHQRYGGVVPEVASRKHVESITWMLEEAVAEAGVSLQELSAIAVTEGPGLIGALLVGVVAGKALACALDLPLIGVHHIAGHIYANQLVHELAYPSISLVVSGGHTELILLEGPGQFRFIGRTRDDAAGEAYDKIARAMGLPYPGGPHVDRLAQEADSEIKMPRSWLEVDSYDFSFSGLKSAVLNVVNQSKMRGETVQVAQIAKGFQASVIDVLVEKAGRAVQEFGAKQLLLAGGVAANKGLRSALAERCEQLGVPLLVPPHRLCTDNAAMIAAAAFLKWDKQEFDAMDLKAEPQLKLEEW, encoded by the coding sequence GTGAGTAACGAAGATCAACTACAACACGAACAAGCCAGCACGGACAAGCCCGTGTATATTTTGGCGATTGAGACAAGCTGTGATGAGACTTCCGTAGCGATTGTTGAAAATGGCAAAATTATTCGCTCGAACGTCATCTCCTCCCAAATTGAAACCCACCAACGCTATGGTGGCGTTGTTCCTGAAGTGGCTTCCCGTAAGCATGTGGAGTCGATCACATGGATGCTGGAAGAAGCCGTTGCGGAAGCGGGCGTTTCGCTGCAGGAGCTGTCCGCGATAGCAGTAACCGAAGGCCCCGGATTGATCGGGGCCCTGCTCGTCGGCGTCGTCGCTGGCAAAGCACTCGCTTGCGCTCTAGACCTCCCGCTTATTGGTGTTCACCATATCGCGGGGCATATTTACGCCAACCAGCTCGTGCATGAGCTGGCGTATCCTTCGATTTCGCTCGTCGTGTCCGGTGGGCACACCGAGCTCATTTTGCTCGAAGGCCCCGGCCAGTTCCGTTTCATCGGGCGTACGCGCGATGATGCGGCCGGCGAGGCCTACGACAAAATCGCCCGGGCCATGGGCTTGCCCTACCCGGGCGGCCCGCATGTGGATCGGCTTGCACAGGAAGCCGATTCCGAGATCAAGATGCCTCGCTCCTGGCTCGAGGTAGACTCCTACGACTTCAGCTTCAGCGGATTGAAATCCGCGGTGCTGAACGTCGTCAACCAGAGCAAGATGCGCGGCGAGACCGTTCAAGTAGCGCAGATTGCCAAGGGCTTCCAAGCATCCGTCATCGACGTGCTTGTGGAGAAGGCAGGCCGCGCCGTGCAGGAGTTCGGCGCGAAACAGCTCTTGCTCGCGGGCGGCGTGGCCGCGAACAAGGGGCTGCGCAGCGCGCTCGCAGAGCGCTGCGAGCAGCTTGGCGTGCCGCTGCTGGTGCCGCCGCACAGGCTGTGCACGGATAATGCGGCGATGATTGCCGCTGCTGCTTTCCTGAAGTGGGACAAACAGGAATTCGATGCGATGGACCTGAAAGCAGAGCCGCAGCTGAAGCTAGAAGAGTGGTAA